In Mus caroli chromosome 9, CAROLI_EIJ_v1.1, whole genome shotgun sequence, a single window of DNA contains:
- the Rwdd2a gene encoding RWD domain-containing protein 2A: MSGSIKESLQLQLLEMEMLXSMFPNQGEVKLEDVNALTNIKRYLEGTREALPPNIEFVITLQIEEPKVTIDLQVTMPHNYPYVALQLFGRSPELDRQQQLLLNQALSAYLGTFDPGELCVCAAIQWLQDNSASYFLTRKLSDEPSVQVKPVKNTFLRMWIYSHHIYQQDLRKKILEVGKRLDVTGFCMTGKPGIICVEGFKNHCEEFWHTIRYPNWKHISCKHAESVETEGDGEDLRLFHSFEELLLEAHGDYGLRNDYHMNLGQFLEFLRKHKSEHVFQILFGIESKSSES; the protein is encoded by the exons ATGTCAGGGTCAATAAAAGAAAGCCTTCAGCTTCAGCTGCTGGAGATGGAAATGCTGTTNTCTATGTTTCCTAATCAAGGAGAAGTAAAACTCGAAGATGTAAACGCCCTAACAAACATAAAGAGGTATCTGGAAGGCACCAGGGAGGCGCTCCCACCCAACATCGAATTTGTCATCACGCTCCAAATTGAGGAGCCCAAG gtGACCATTGATTTGCAAGTAACCATGCCTCACAACTACCCATACGTGGCTCTGCAGCTGTTTGGACGGTCACCTGAGCTTGACAGACAACAGCAGCTGCTGCTTAACCAAGCTCTCAGTGCTTATCTCGGGACTTTCGACCCAGGTgagctgtgtgtctgtgcagccATCCAGTGGCTGCAGGACAACAGTGCATCCTACTTCCTCACCAGAAAGCTGTCGGATGAGCCATCCGTACAGGTGAAGCCAGTCAAGAACACATTCCTCCGCATGTGGATCTATAGCCACCACATATATCAGCAAGACCTGAGGAAAAAGATTTTGGAAGTGGGAAAAAGGTTAGATGTGACTGGATTTTGCATGACAGGAAAGCCTGGTATAATCTGTGTGGAGGGCTTCAAGAATCACTGTGAGGAATTCTGGCACACAATCAGATACCCCAATTGGAAACACATTTCCTGCAAGCATGCAGAAAGTGTGGAGACAGAGGGGGACGGTGAAGACCTGCGCCTCTTCCATTCGTTTGAAGAATTACTCCTTGAGGCCCATGGTGACTATGGATTGCGGAATGATTATCACATGAACCTGGGCCAATTCCTggagtttctcagaaaacacaaaagtgAGCATGTTTTTCAGATATTATTTGGTATTGAAAGCAAAAGCTCAGAGTCCTAG